One region of Bombus affinis isolate iyBomAffi1 chromosome 5, iyBomAffi1.2, whole genome shotgun sequence genomic DNA includes:
- the LOC126916194 gene encoding neuropathy target esterase sws isoform X2, with protein MPTMEVVELFNKCNESLGSYLFSRWIGQLIAEYQISRTLFIIIISILVILLIASIIILRKWKNKEFLPEVKEFVGVGTGKPRFRKRDKVLFYGRKMLRKVKSISGQVHATGQGKKRKAVMRFARRLLQLKKETAPQQLKVLEPPAEYLEEDLGPGEKVPPDALYMLQSIRVFGHFEKPVFLKLCKHTEIMNLPAGSTLFKIGDPDENLFIVQQGLVNVYITGSDGSQISLKLVKTGESVTSLLSFTDVLTGHTSTYKTVSARTVEDSIVVKLPMSAFQEVFQDHPDAFVRVIQVIMVRLQRVTFTALHQYLGLSAELVNQGPHKKKQSPFSGSPVRSRTKETFSTQNIENQSNTTATVSSENDKNEVFHRDISTSSHQSVPIVISRRPKTNLDWKNQNLSPQSGQNTADMVPECDSHWANSSPITSQQVSQPDVIHTGNSHPSKKRSTTTEPIQQQLDEAQLVQMATEAFVRELGLEDDSILKDGKVQIREVPAGTYLMKEESHKDVALVYVVSGSLIISQRVSEGRDVGQEVHMFSAHQGEIVGGLAVLTGEPSFYTIRAKHSSRIALLSKPTFFAIMREQPTVVLHVAHSVVRRLSPFVRQVDFALDWLFLESGRAVYRQGDESDSTFIVLSGRLRSVITYMNGKKELVAEYGKGDLVGIVEMVTQTPRSTTVMAVRDSELAKLPEGLFNVIKLRYPIVVTRLINLLGHRILGTWQQAHTKNGSSDTQRAAATVDARPAQVNFSTVAIVPVSDDVPLTAFTYELYHSLCAIGPCLRLTSDVVRKTLGSTIMEPANEYRLTSWLAQQEDQHRISLYQCDPTYTLWTQRCVRQADCILIVGLGDKPPSIGRTEREVERLVMRTQKELVLLHKEQSGQRPTNTVQWLNMRSWVSSHHHIQCPKRMFTRRSQYRINELYSKVLMSEPNIHSDFSRLARWLTGTSVGLVLGGGGARGAAHVGMLKAVIEAGIPIDMVGGVSIGAFMGALWCMEKNITTTTQKAREWSKKMTQWWRQIMDLTYPVTSMFSGKDFNSTIQTTFGDTYIEDLWLPYFTITTDITDSCMRTHTHGLLWRYIRASMTIAGVFPPICDPLDGHLLVDGCYVNNVPADEMLRQGAHHILAIDVGSQDDTDLTNYGDSLSGWWLLWKRWNPFATPVKVPNLPDIQSRLAYVSCVRQLEEVKNSDYCEYIRPPIDKYKTLQFANFDEIKDVGYQHGKTYFEVQLKAGVLPRFNADRENARALRAKHQAANQQTVSSYTFTDLAQMVCKVSRGSIYVDLEIDSDTDELEEYEADLEEDAQEVGYASEPTAGILDQSPDENRLRRRTGVSLSLSDTEAESELDYHTKIF; from the exons ATGCCCACTATGGAG GTGGTAGAACTATTCAATAAATGTAATGAAAGTCTAGGTTCTTATTTATTTTCAAGATGGATTGGCCAGTTAATTGCGGAATACCAAATATCAAGAACTCTGTTTATAATCATAATATCGATTCTTGTGATTTTATTGATTGCATCTATAATTATTCTTCGAAAATGGAAAAACAAAGAATTCCTCCCAGAAGTGAAAGAATTTGTTGGGGTAGGTACAGGCAAGCCCAGATTCAGAAAAAGAGACAAGGTACTCTTTTATGGAAGAAAAATGTTGCGCAAAGTGAAATCCATCAGTGGACAAGTACATGCAACTGgacaaggaaagaaaagaaaggctGTTATGAGATTTGCACGAAGACTTTTGCAACTTAAGAAAGAGACAGCGCCACAACAACTAAAa gTTTTAGAACCTCCTGCTGAATATTTAGAAGAAGATTTAGGTCCTGGAGAGAAAGTACCACCTGATGCTTTATATATGTTACAAAGTATCAGAGTATTCGGTCATTTTGAAAAACCAGTATTTCTTAAATTATGCAAGCATACAGAAATTATGAATTTACCAGCTGGGAGCACTTTATTTAAAATTGGAGATCCagatgaaaatttatttatcgtaCAGCAAGGCTTAGTTAATGTTTATATCACAGGATCTGATGGTTCTCAAATATCACTAAAGCTAGTGAAAACTGGAGAATCAGTAACTAGTCTTCTTAGCTTCACAGATGTACTTACTGGGCATACAAGTACCTATAAAACAGTATCAGCCAGAACTGTGGAGGATTCTATTGTAGTCAAGTTACCAATGAGTGCATTTCAAGAG GTTTTTCAAGATCATCCTGATGCATTTGTTCGAGTTATCCAGGTCATTATGGTCCGTCTTCAAAGAGTCACTTTCACTGCTTTACATCAATATCTTGGATTATCTGCAGAATTAGTTAATCAAGGACCAcacaaaaagaaacaaagccCATTTTCAGGATCTCCAGTTAGATCAAGAACTAAAGAAACATTTTctacccaaaatatagaaaatcaATCCAATACAACTGCAACTGTCTCAtcagaaaatgataaaaatgaagTGTTTCATCGCGACATTTCTACAAGTAGTCATCAAAGTGTACCTATAGTTATAAGTCGACG GCCAAAAACTAATCTTGATTGGAAAAATCAAAATTTAAGTCCACAATCAGGTCAGAATACAGCAGATATGGTACCAGAATGTGATTCTCATTGGGCAAATTCTTCGCCTATAACTTCACAACAAGTATCACAACCAGATGTAATACACACGGGAAATTCACATCCAAGCAAAAAGAGGTCTACTACTACTGAACCAATACAACAACAACTCGATGAAGCACAGCTTGTGCAAATGGCTACGGAAGCATTTGTTCGGGAACTTGGCTTAGAAGATGATTCAATACTCAAAGATGGCAAAGTTCAAATCAGAGAAGTACCAGCTGGAACATACTTAATGAAGGAAGAATCTCATAAG GATGTTGCGCTTGTTTATGTTGTATCTGGTTCGTTAATAATCAGTCAACGCGTTTCAGAAGGTAGAGATGTAGGTCAAGAAGTTCATATGTTTAGCGCTCATCAAGGCGAGATTGTTGGTGGTCTAGCTGTATTGACTGGAGAACCTTCTTTTTATACCATTAGAGCAAAGCATTCTAGTCGCATAGCACTTCTTAGTAAACCAACATTTTTCGCTATTATGCGAGAACAACCAACTGTTGTATTACATGTTGCTCATTCAGTTGTTCGAAGACTTAGTCCCTTCGTAAGACAG GTTGATTTTGCACTTGATTGGCTATTTCTTGAAAGTGGAAGAGCAGTGTATCGACAAGGAGATGAATCAGATTCAACATTTATTGTGTTAAGTGGTCGACTTCGGTCGGTAATCACATATATGAATGGGAAAAAAGAACTCGTTGCAGAATATGGAAAAGGCGATCTTGTTGGTATTGTAGAAATGGTTACACAAACACCACGATCAACAACAGTAATGGCAGTACGAGATTCTGAATTAGCAAAACTTCCGGAGGGactatttaatgttataaaacTTCGTTATCCAATAGTAGTTACAAGACTTATAAATTTACTTGGACATCGTATACTTGGCACCTGGCAACAAGCGCACACAAAGAATGGCAGTAGTGATACAca ACGGGCCGCTGCAACAGTTGATGCAAGACCAGCTCAAGTAAATTTCTCAACTGTTGCAATAGTCCCGGTATCCGACGATGTCCCATTAACAGCATTTACGTATGAACTTTATCACTCGTTATGTGCAATTGGGCCATGTTTACGCCTTACATCTGATGTGGTTCGAAAA ACATTAGGTAGCACCATAATGGAACCTGCAAATGAATACCGTCTAACATCATGGCTTGCGCAGCAAGAGGATCAACACCGAATTTCTTTATACCAATGCGACCCAACGTACACATTGTGGACCCAACGATGTGTTCGACAAGCCGACTGTATTCTCATTGTAGGTTTAGGAGATAAACCTCCATCCATAGGCAGAACTGAACGTGAAGTCGAACGTTTAGTAATGAGAACGCAAAAAGAATTGGTACTTTTGCATAAAGAACAAAGTGGACAACGACCTACCAATACAGTGCAGTGGTTGAATATGAGATCTTGGGTTTCTAGTCATCATCACATTCAATGTCCTAAACGAATGTTTACAAGAAGATCTCAGTATAGAATT AATGAGCTGTATTCCAAAGTTCTGATGTCCGAGCCAAACATACATAGTGATTTCAGTAGGCTTGCTCGCTGGTTAACTGGAACTTCCGTTGGGCTTGTACTTGGAGGTGGAGGTGCTAGAGGTGCAGCCCATGTAGGGATGCTTAAAGCAGTTATCGAAGCCGGTATACCTATAGACATGGTTGGTGGAGTTAGTATTGGAGCGTTTATGGGTGCTTTATGGTGtatggaaaaaaatataacaacaACGACCCAGAAAGCTCGTGAATGGTCTAAG AAAATGACACAATGGTGGAGACAAATAATGGATTTAACATATCCAGTAACATCCATGTTTTCTGGAAAGGACTTCAATAGCACAATTCAAACAACATTTGGTGATACGTACATAGAAGATTTATGGTTACCATATTTTACAATAACCACAGACATCACTGATTCTTGTATGCGCACTCATACACACG GTTTGCTATGGAGATACATTCGAGCCAGTATGACCATTGCGGGGGTCTTTCCTCCTATTTGCGACCCTCTTGACGGGCATCTTTTGGTCGATGGGTGTTATGTTAATAACGTGCCAG CTGACGAAATGTTGAGACAAGGAGCACATCATATTTTGGCCATTGACGTTGGATCACAAGATGATACGGATTTAACAAATTATGGAGATTCTTTATCCGGTTGGTGGTTATTGTGGAAACGATGGAATCCTTTCGCAACGCCTGTCAAAGTTCCGAATTTACCCGACATACAATCGAGATTAGCATACGTGAGTTGTGTACGGCAATTGGAGGAAGTTAAAAACTCAGATTATTGCGAATATATTAGGCCACcaatagataaatataaaacTCTTCAATTCGCTAATTTTGATGAGATTAAAGATGTCGGATATCAACACG GAAAAACTTATTTTGAAGTACAATTGAAAGCTGGGGTTTTACCACGTTTTAATGCAGATAGAGAAAATGCCCGTGCATTACGAGCAAAACACCAAGCGGCAAACCAGCAAACAGTATCTTCTTATACCTTCACAGACTTAGCTCAAATGGTGTGTAAAGTCTCCAGAGGAAGTATATATGTAGATTTGGAAATTGATTCTGATACCGATGAATTAGAGGAATACGAGGCAGATCTAGAAGAAGATGCACAAGAAGTAGGATATGCCTCTGAACCCACTGCTGGTATTCTAGATCAG AGTCCTGACGAAAATCGTCTGCGACGAAGAACTGGTGTTTCCTTAAGTTTGTCTGACACGGAAGCAGAATCAGAATTAGATTATCATACCAAAATATT
- the LOC126916194 gene encoding neuropathy target esterase sws isoform X4 has translation MPTMEVVELFNKCNESLGSYLFSRWIGQLIAEYQISRTLFIIIISILVILLIASIIILRKWKNKEFLPEVKEFVGVGTGKPRFRKRDKVLFYGRKMLRKVKSISGQVHATGQGKKRKAVMRFARRLLQLKKETAPQQLKVLEPPAEYLEEDLGPGEKVPPDALYMLQSIRVFGHFEKPVFLKLCKHTEIMNLPAGSTLFKIGDPDENLFIVQQGLVNVYITGSDGSQISLKLVKTGESVTSLLSFTDVLTGHTSTYKTVSARTVEDSIVVKLPMSAFQEVFQDHPDAFVRVIQVIMVRLQRVTFTALHQYLGLSAELVNQGPHKKKQSPFSGSPVRSRTKETFSTQNIENQSNTTATVSSENDKNEVFHRDISTSSHQSVPIVISRRPKTNLDWKNQNLSPQSGQNTADMVPECDSHWANSSPITSQQVSQPDVIHTGNSHPSKKRSTTTEPIQQQLDEAQLVQMATEAFVRELGLEDDSILKDGKVQIREVPAGTYLMKEESHKDVALVYVVSGSLIISQRVSEGRDVGQEVHMFSAHQGEIVGGLAVLTGEPSFYTIRAKHSSRIALLSKPTFFAIMREQPTVVLHVAHSVVRRLSPFVRQVDFALDWLFLESGRAVYRQGDESDSTFIVLSGRLRSVITYMNGKKELVAEYGKGDLVGIVEMVTQTPRSTTVMAVRDSELAKLPEGLFNVIKLRYPIVVTRLINLLGHRILGTWQQAHTKNGSSDTQRAAATVDARPAQVNFSTVAIVPVSDDVPLTAFTYELYHSLCAIGPCLRLTSDVVRKTLGSTIMEPANEYRLTSWLAQQEDQHRISLYQCDPTYTLWTQRCVRQADCILIVGLGDKPPSIGRTEREVERLVMRTQKELVLLHKEQSGQRPTNTVQWLNMRSWVSSHHHIQCPKRMFTRRSQYRINELYSKVLMSEPNIHSDFSRLARWLTGTSVGLVLGGGGARGAAHVGMLKAVIEAGIPIDMVGGVSIGAFMGALWCMEKNITTTTQKAREWSKKMTQWWRQIMDLTYPVTSMFSGKDFNSTIQTTFGDTYIEDLWLPYFTITTDITDSCMRTHTHADEMLRQGAHHILAIDVGSQDDTDLTNYGDSLSGWWLLWKRWNPFATPVKVPNLPDIQSRLAYVSCVRQLEEVKNSDYCEYIRPPIDKYKTLQFANFDEIKDVGYQHGKTYFEVQLKAGVLPRFNADRENARALRAKHQAANQQTVSSYTFTDLAQMVCKVSRGSIYVDLEIDSDTDELEEYEADLEEDAQEVGYASEPTAGILDQSPDENRLRRRTGVSLSLSDTEAESELDYHTKIF, from the exons ATGCCCACTATGGAG GTGGTAGAACTATTCAATAAATGTAATGAAAGTCTAGGTTCTTATTTATTTTCAAGATGGATTGGCCAGTTAATTGCGGAATACCAAATATCAAGAACTCTGTTTATAATCATAATATCGATTCTTGTGATTTTATTGATTGCATCTATAATTATTCTTCGAAAATGGAAAAACAAAGAATTCCTCCCAGAAGTGAAAGAATTTGTTGGGGTAGGTACAGGCAAGCCCAGATTCAGAAAAAGAGACAAGGTACTCTTTTATGGAAGAAAAATGTTGCGCAAAGTGAAATCCATCAGTGGACAAGTACATGCAACTGgacaaggaaagaaaagaaaggctGTTATGAGATTTGCACGAAGACTTTTGCAACTTAAGAAAGAGACAGCGCCACAACAACTAAAa gTTTTAGAACCTCCTGCTGAATATTTAGAAGAAGATTTAGGTCCTGGAGAGAAAGTACCACCTGATGCTTTATATATGTTACAAAGTATCAGAGTATTCGGTCATTTTGAAAAACCAGTATTTCTTAAATTATGCAAGCATACAGAAATTATGAATTTACCAGCTGGGAGCACTTTATTTAAAATTGGAGATCCagatgaaaatttatttatcgtaCAGCAAGGCTTAGTTAATGTTTATATCACAGGATCTGATGGTTCTCAAATATCACTAAAGCTAGTGAAAACTGGAGAATCAGTAACTAGTCTTCTTAGCTTCACAGATGTACTTACTGGGCATACAAGTACCTATAAAACAGTATCAGCCAGAACTGTGGAGGATTCTATTGTAGTCAAGTTACCAATGAGTGCATTTCAAGAG GTTTTTCAAGATCATCCTGATGCATTTGTTCGAGTTATCCAGGTCATTATGGTCCGTCTTCAAAGAGTCACTTTCACTGCTTTACATCAATATCTTGGATTATCTGCAGAATTAGTTAATCAAGGACCAcacaaaaagaaacaaagccCATTTTCAGGATCTCCAGTTAGATCAAGAACTAAAGAAACATTTTctacccaaaatatagaaaatcaATCCAATACAACTGCAACTGTCTCAtcagaaaatgataaaaatgaagTGTTTCATCGCGACATTTCTACAAGTAGTCATCAAAGTGTACCTATAGTTATAAGTCGACG GCCAAAAACTAATCTTGATTGGAAAAATCAAAATTTAAGTCCACAATCAGGTCAGAATACAGCAGATATGGTACCAGAATGTGATTCTCATTGGGCAAATTCTTCGCCTATAACTTCACAACAAGTATCACAACCAGATGTAATACACACGGGAAATTCACATCCAAGCAAAAAGAGGTCTACTACTACTGAACCAATACAACAACAACTCGATGAAGCACAGCTTGTGCAAATGGCTACGGAAGCATTTGTTCGGGAACTTGGCTTAGAAGATGATTCAATACTCAAAGATGGCAAAGTTCAAATCAGAGAAGTACCAGCTGGAACATACTTAATGAAGGAAGAATCTCATAAG GATGTTGCGCTTGTTTATGTTGTATCTGGTTCGTTAATAATCAGTCAACGCGTTTCAGAAGGTAGAGATGTAGGTCAAGAAGTTCATATGTTTAGCGCTCATCAAGGCGAGATTGTTGGTGGTCTAGCTGTATTGACTGGAGAACCTTCTTTTTATACCATTAGAGCAAAGCATTCTAGTCGCATAGCACTTCTTAGTAAACCAACATTTTTCGCTATTATGCGAGAACAACCAACTGTTGTATTACATGTTGCTCATTCAGTTGTTCGAAGACTTAGTCCCTTCGTAAGACAG GTTGATTTTGCACTTGATTGGCTATTTCTTGAAAGTGGAAGAGCAGTGTATCGACAAGGAGATGAATCAGATTCAACATTTATTGTGTTAAGTGGTCGACTTCGGTCGGTAATCACATATATGAATGGGAAAAAAGAACTCGTTGCAGAATATGGAAAAGGCGATCTTGTTGGTATTGTAGAAATGGTTACACAAACACCACGATCAACAACAGTAATGGCAGTACGAGATTCTGAATTAGCAAAACTTCCGGAGGGactatttaatgttataaaacTTCGTTATCCAATAGTAGTTACAAGACTTATAAATTTACTTGGACATCGTATACTTGGCACCTGGCAACAAGCGCACACAAAGAATGGCAGTAGTGATACAca ACGGGCCGCTGCAACAGTTGATGCAAGACCAGCTCAAGTAAATTTCTCAACTGTTGCAATAGTCCCGGTATCCGACGATGTCCCATTAACAGCATTTACGTATGAACTTTATCACTCGTTATGTGCAATTGGGCCATGTTTACGCCTTACATCTGATGTGGTTCGAAAA ACATTAGGTAGCACCATAATGGAACCTGCAAATGAATACCGTCTAACATCATGGCTTGCGCAGCAAGAGGATCAACACCGAATTTCTTTATACCAATGCGACCCAACGTACACATTGTGGACCCAACGATGTGTTCGACAAGCCGACTGTATTCTCATTGTAGGTTTAGGAGATAAACCTCCATCCATAGGCAGAACTGAACGTGAAGTCGAACGTTTAGTAATGAGAACGCAAAAAGAATTGGTACTTTTGCATAAAGAACAAAGTGGACAACGACCTACCAATACAGTGCAGTGGTTGAATATGAGATCTTGGGTTTCTAGTCATCATCACATTCAATGTCCTAAACGAATGTTTACAAGAAGATCTCAGTATAGAATT AATGAGCTGTATTCCAAAGTTCTGATGTCCGAGCCAAACATACATAGTGATTTCAGTAGGCTTGCTCGCTGGTTAACTGGAACTTCCGTTGGGCTTGTACTTGGAGGTGGAGGTGCTAGAGGTGCAGCCCATGTAGGGATGCTTAAAGCAGTTATCGAAGCCGGTATACCTATAGACATGGTTGGTGGAGTTAGTATTGGAGCGTTTATGGGTGCTTTATGGTGtatggaaaaaaatataacaacaACGACCCAGAAAGCTCGTGAATGGTCTAAG AAAATGACACAATGGTGGAGACAAATAATGGATTTAACATATCCAGTAACATCCATGTTTTCTGGAAAGGACTTCAATAGCACAATTCAAACAACATTTGGTGATACGTACATAGAAGATTTATGGTTACCATATTTTACAATAACCACAGACATCACTGATTCTTGTATGCGCACTCATACACACG CTGACGAAATGTTGAGACAAGGAGCACATCATATTTTGGCCATTGACGTTGGATCACAAGATGATACGGATTTAACAAATTATGGAGATTCTTTATCCGGTTGGTGGTTATTGTGGAAACGATGGAATCCTTTCGCAACGCCTGTCAAAGTTCCGAATTTACCCGACATACAATCGAGATTAGCATACGTGAGTTGTGTACGGCAATTGGAGGAAGTTAAAAACTCAGATTATTGCGAATATATTAGGCCACcaatagataaatataaaacTCTTCAATTCGCTAATTTTGATGAGATTAAAGATGTCGGATATCAACACG GAAAAACTTATTTTGAAGTACAATTGAAAGCTGGGGTTTTACCACGTTTTAATGCAGATAGAGAAAATGCCCGTGCATTACGAGCAAAACACCAAGCGGCAAACCAGCAAACAGTATCTTCTTATACCTTCACAGACTTAGCTCAAATGGTGTGTAAAGTCTCCAGAGGAAGTATATATGTAGATTTGGAAATTGATTCTGATACCGATGAATTAGAGGAATACGAGGCAGATCTAGAAGAAGATGCACAAGAAGTAGGATATGCCTCTGAACCCACTGCTGGTATTCTAGATCAG AGTCCTGACGAAAATCGTCTGCGACGAAGAACTGGTGTTTCCTTAAGTTTGTCTGACACGGAAGCAGAATCAGAATTAGATTATCATACCAAAATATT